From one Silurus meridionalis isolate SWU-2019-XX chromosome 23, ASM1480568v1, whole genome shotgun sequence genomic stretch:
- the LOC124377417 gene encoding leukocyte elastase inhibitor-like, producing the protein MESLSHANSQFALNLYRAISAQNTEGDIFFSPLSITAAMCMVYLGARGVTAEEMAKVLGVSSIPDVHTHFKTLNSEINSPKVSYILRLANRIYGEKTFNFSSEFVDSTQKQYQADMQAVDFIGSSEESRKLINHWVEEKTEGKIKDILQPGTVTAMTRLSLVNAIYFKGKWKHVFNKNNTEMMPFKINQNLSKPVQMMFQRNKFPFNYIDEYKLRVLDLPYVDEELSMVVLLPEESNDGSDPLLKLESELTMDKLLEWTNQEKMDRWTDIVVYLPKFNLEEQYSLKELLNKMGMSSLFDPNSADLTGISSQGGLFVSSVTHKAFVEVNEEGTEAAAATVGLISFCMSREELFMADHPFLFFIRHNPTKSILFFGRFRGPK; encoded by the exons ATGGAGAGTTTGAGCCACGCTAACAGCCAGTTCGCTCTGAACCTGTACCGGGCCATAAGCGCTCAAAACACGGAAGGAGACATTTTCTTCTCCCCGCTGAGCATCACTGCTGCCATGTGTATGGTCTACTTAGGGGCCCGAGGAGTCACTGCTGAGGAGATGGCTAAG GTTTTGGGTGTTAGTTCTATCCCTGATGTTCACACCCATTTCAAGACTCTGAACTCTGAAATTAACAGCCCCAAAGTGTCCTACATTCTCAGACTGGCCAACAGGATCTATGGAGAGAAGACATTCAATTTTTCATCT GAATTTGTGGACTCTACTCAAAAGCAGTACCAAGCTGACATGCAGGCAGTAGACTTCATTGGATCATCAGAAGAGTCACGCAAGCTCATCAATCACTGGGTGGAAGAGAAAACAGAGG GTAAAATCAAAGATATTCTGCAGCCAGGGACGGTTACAGCAATGACACGACTTTCCCTGGTGAATGCTATTTATTTCAAGGGAAAATGGAAgcatgtgtttaataaaaataacacgGAAATGATGCCCTTTAAGATAAATCAG AATCTGTCAAAACCAGTGCAGATGATGTTCCAGAGAAATAAATTCCCCTTTAACTACATTGATGAGTACAAGCTGCGGGTGTTGGATTTACCATATGTAGACGAGGAACTGAGCATGGTGGTGCTTTTGCCTGAGGAGTCTAATGATGGCTCAGACCCCCTTCTAAAG CTGGAGAGTGAACTAACGATGGACAAACTTCTTGAGTGGACGAATCAAGAGAAAATGGACAGGTGGACTGACATTGTTGTCTATCTACCAAAATTCAATTTGGAAGAGCAGTACTCTTTAAAGGAGCTACTGAATAAGATGGGCATGAGCTCTTTGTTCGATCCTAATTCTGCAGATCTGACAGGAATAAGCAGCCAAGGAGGCCTTTTTGTGTCATCCGTGACACACAAAGCATTTGTGGAGGTTAATGAAGAGGGCACAGAGGCGGCAGCAGCCACAGTTGGACTGATTTCTTTTTGCATGTCAAGAGAGGAGCTTTTCATGGCAGATCACCCCTTCCTGTTCTTTATCAGACACAACCCTACTAAAAGCATCCTCTTCTTCGGGAGGTTCAGGGGTCCAAAGTAG